One window of Vitis riparia cultivar Riparia Gloire de Montpellier isolate 1030 chromosome 5, EGFV_Vit.rip_1.0, whole genome shotgun sequence genomic DNA carries:
- the LOC117914214 gene encoding putative disease resistance RPP13-like protein 2: MKWLWSFIGGFVAYRFLKMLHEYSKRKEREEAWRMMAEGRNEEAKEMRHRNSTLKTNDTPDWDTINWAEVDDTRDLAKIVLSRVIEKLYVVRIQEPTVLVGVEEDVQWIQRKLMHARVEPEYSPEELTDVAYDFEDVIDDLMLRSPAKQRRLGNWERCLLIIRIHKKLELMKSKIPALPCLPILIGDGANHDNYFEERVWSDIFLIHDRSVANTIVSPVEQKVSALLAQEVIHPHTKKKVMRVLDKVRSLNDFLTGLQSVELDACGMVWMEELSHVALSAVTAIEDFINKKEQFTKRSWMRPSRGFLFAFGKLKSEDKLAMQMDKIYAKIQNLSMHRPTEFSRQSQSRDTESTMRISPQPTTQEPNLASFTDDVHAMVKRLLTDDESFRVIPIMGMQGIGKTTLANLIFNHKAVVDHFPFAVRTSDGCRLQLRNKEELMESDLSQLGDVWSYDDEMQRLKAFLINNRSLIVLDDSHLLYDMLEVLPDTLNGSRMILTTCETRLPPNLKMKSDPHQLRLRTDEESWALFTHALKFSIPPDLLKLKDEIAKRCGGLPLLIVKLAEALSHKDATLEEWSTSLQQFHHDQQQLWPSTLYKIHKDLSLYMRRCLFYFTLFPQDFDIPARRLITLWVAEDLVQPEGENETPEDVAERCLNLLIAQGMVQVTKKKLNGNVKMVRLPDALRQYWSSKAQQATFLGVHTNTRSELSLGTSRIRRLVDHLDKEDISFDHIHGDYNTTSTSLTPYYEDVLSFLSFDTRKESKPGEEVGNFLRQSISSGGFLVLLVLDLENVFRPKLPEAIGKLTRLRYLGLRSTFLEVLPSSISKLQNVQTLDMKHTSINTLPDSIWKLQQLRHLYLSESYRSKLMLRHGTNFPTFLQTLCGLLVDEETPVRDGLDRLFDIRKLGLTISSKQEAITLQLQAVVDWVLKLNQLRSLRLKSIDESNQPWDLELKPLVSLVNLSYIYLLGRLKNPSIMSQFPYSLIDLTLSGSGLVEDPMQSLDKLPNLRSLKLLAKSYLGKNMLCSLGGFPQLRVLKLWNLEQLEEWNVEKGALQALRDLEIRFCRSLKILPAELLHRTLLKIEVIPAQV, from the exons ATGAAATGGCTATGGAGTTTCATCGGGGGCTTTGTCGCCTACAGATTCTT AAAAATGCTGCATGAATACTCTAAAAGGAAGGAAAGGGAGGAGGCCTGGAGGATGATGGCAGAGGGTAGAAATGAAGAAGCTAAGGAGATGCGGCATAGAAACTCTACGTTGAAGACGAACGACACACCAGATTGGGACACAATAAATTGGGCGGAGGTAGACGACACACGAGATTTGGCGAAGATAGTCTTGTCGAGGGTCATAGAGAAACTCTATGTTGTGCGCATTCAAGAACCAACAGTTTTGGTTGGAGTTGAAGAAGATGTCCAGTGGATCCAAAGGAAGTTGATGCATGCTCGGGTTGAACCTGAATATTCCCCAGAGGAATTAACGGACGTTGCCTATGATTTTGAAGATGTGATTGATGACCTTATGCTCAGATCACCCGCAAAGCAAAGGAGATTAGGAAATTGGGAGAGGTGCCTTTTGATAATCAGAATTCATAAGAAGCTGGAATTGATGAAGTCTAAGATCCCTGCCCTCCCTTGTCTCCCGATCTTAATAGGAGACGGTGCCAACCATGATAACTACTTTGAAGAAAGGGTCTGGTCAGACATCTTCTTGATACACGATCGGAGTGTGGCAAACACAATTGTTTCCCCAGTGGAACAGAAGGTATCAGCTCTGCTAGCTCAGGAGGTAATTCATCCCCATACTAAGAAGAAAGTCATGCGGGTGCTAGACAAAGTCAGGTCTCTGAATGATTTTCTGACAGGCTTACAATCAGTGGAATTAGACGCTTGCGGAATGGTTTGGATGGAGGAGTTGTCCCATGTTGCCCTGTCTGCTGTGACTGCCATTGAGGACTTCATCAATAAAAAAGAACAGTTCACAAAAAGAAGTTGGATGAGACCTTCCAGGggatttctttttgcttttggcAAATTGAAATCTGAGGATAAGCTTGCTATGCAGATGGACAAAATATATGCTAAGATCCAGAACCTCTCTATGCACAGGCCAACAGAATTCAGTAGACAAAGTCAAAGCAGGGACACAGAGTCCACCATGCGAATCTCACCACAGCCAACGACGCAAGAACCTAATCTCGCCAGCTTCACTGATGATGTACATGCAATGGTAAAACGGTTGCTTACAGATGATGAGAGTTTCAGAGTGATTCCAATTATGGGTATGCAAGGCATCGGAAAGACAACCCTAGCAAATTTGATCTTTAACCATAAAGCTGTTGTGGATCATTTCCCCTTTGCTGTTAGGACGTCAGATGGCTGTCGACTTCAGCTTCGTAACAAGGAAGAATTGATGGAGTCCGATCTAAGTCAACTGGGAGATGTGTGGAGTTATGATGACGAGATGCAACGGCTGAAAGCTTTCTTGATTAATAACAGGTCTCTCATAGTTCTAGATGATTCGCATCTCTTGTACGACATGCTAGAAGTGCTTCCAGATACATTAAATGGCAGTAGAATGATTTTGACTACTTGCGAAACAAGGCTACCTCCAAATCTCAAAATGAAGAGTGATCCTCACCAACTGCGGTTACGGACAGATGAGGAGAGTTGGGCATTGTTTACCCATGCTTTGAAATTTAGCATACCCCCAGACTTGCTAAAGCTGAAAGACGAAATTGCAAAAAGGTGTGGGGGGCTGCCACTGCTGATTGTAAAATTGGCAGAAGCACTCTCACACAAGGATGCAACCCTTGAGGAGTGGTCCACTTCACTTCAACAATTTCATCATGACCAACAGCAACTTTGGCCTAGTACCCTCTACAAGATCCATAAGGATTTGTCCTTGTACATGAGGAGATGTCTATTTTATTTCACTCTATTTCCTCAAGATTTTGATATTCCGGCAAGAAGATTGATAACATTGTGGGTTGCAGAGGACTTGGTACAGCCAGAAGGCGAGAATGAAACTCCAGAAGATGTTGCAGAAaggtgtttgaatttgttgataGCCCAGGGAATGGTTCAAGTGACAAAGAAGAAGCTTAATGGGAATGTTAAAATGGTGCGATTGCCTGATGCCCTAAGACAATATTGGTCATCCAAAGCTCAACAAGCCACATTTCTTGGAGTTCATACCAACACAAGATCTGAGTTGTCCCTAGGCACCAGCAGGATCCGTCGTCTTGTTGATCATCTTGACAAAGAAGATATAAGCTTTGATCATATCCATGGTGATTACAATACCACTTCTACTTCTTTGACACCTTACTATGAAGATGTCCTTTCTTTTCTGTCCTTTGATACTCgaaaagaaagcaaaccagGAGAAGAAGTGGGAAACTTTCTTCGTCAAAGCATATCCAGCGGTGGCTTCCTAGTACTGCTCGTGCTTGATCTTGAAAATGTATTCAGACCTAAGTTACCTGAGGCAATTGGAAAACTAACTCGACTAAGGTACCTTGGCTTAAGATCTACATTCCTCGAGGTACTTCCATCATCTATAAGCAAGTTGCAGAATGTTCAAACACTGGACATGAAGCATACTAGCATCAACACTCTGCCTGATTCAATCTGGAAGCTACAACAATTGCGGCACTTATACTTGAGTGAGAGCTATCGAAGTAAACTTATGCTTCGACACGGTACTAATTTTCCTACGTTCCTCCAAACATTGTGTGGGCTTCTTGTAGATGAGGAGACTCCCGTAAGAGATGGCCTAGACAGATTATTCGATATTAGGAAATTGGGATTGACAATATCATCTAAACAAGAGGCAATAACATTGCAACTGCAGGCAGTAGTTGACTGGGTTCTAAAACTGAACCAACTCCGGTCTTTAAGGCTCAAATCTATTGATGAAAGCAATCAGCCATGGGATCTAGAGTTGAAGCCTTTAGTAAGCCTTGTGAATCTTTCTTACATTTACTTGCTCGGACGGTTAAAGAATCCATCCATTATGTCCCAATTCCCATACAGCCTCATCGACCTCACCTTATCAGGGTCAGGACTTGTAGAAGATCCAATGCAGTCACTGGATAAGCTTCCCAACCTTAGAAGTCTTAAATTGCTTGCCAAATCTTATTTAGGGAAGAACATGCTCTGCTCTTTAGGAGGCTTTCCTCAGCTTCGAGTTCTTAAACTATGGAATTTAGAGCAACTGGAGGAATGGAATGTAGAGAAAGGAGCACTACAAGCTCTCCGAGATTTGGAGATTAGGTTCTGCAGAAGTCTGAAAATTCTACCTGCAGAATTGCTGCATAGAACTctcttgaaaattgaagttataCCTGCCCA GGTGTGA